In the genome of Geotrypetes seraphini chromosome 16, aGeoSer1.1, whole genome shotgun sequence, one region contains:
- the LOC117350889 gene encoding olfactory receptor 11L1-like: MADNDTTELEFLIAGFNVTWEQGVIAFTIFFTIYLLTVLANILIITLVRLDRHLQKPMYFFLTNFSFLEIWITTATVPIMLAELLRKISISQKACILHFYFCAILGAMENYLLAVMSLDRFIAICYPLRYPVVMNDRVCVQLAGGAWFMSFMSPLLPAVSFSQLSFCGPRVIDHFYCDFSPLIALSCTRNSISEISFRFLARFIILGCFTLIMLSYVFIIMTIVKMPSTSGRRNAFTTCTSHLTVVFIYYGTLIFIYVCPYESNCLNKMVSVVYTAVTPLLNPIIYTLRNQEVKAALKRTLVKLKELERVNVK; encoded by the coding sequence ATGGCCGATAATGACACCACTGAGCTTGAATTTTTGATAGCAGGGTTCAACGTGACTTGGGAGCAGGGGGTCATAGCCTTCACCATCTTCTTCACCATCTACCTCTTAACCGTCTTGGCTAATATCCTAATAATTACTCTGGTGAGACTGGATAGACACCTGCAGAAACCAATGTACTTCTTCTTGACCAATTTCTCCTTCTTGGAAATCTGGATTACCACCGCCACAGTCCCCATAATGCTGGCTGAATTGCTTCGGAAGATCTCCATTTCTCAGAAAGCCTGCATCCTCCACTTTTATTTCTGTGCCATCTTGGGTGCCATGGAGAACTACCTGCTGGCTGTCATGTCCCTCGACAGGTTCATTGCCATCTGCTATCCCCTGCGCTATCCAGTTGTAATGAATGACCGAGTATGTGTCCAGCTGGCAGGTGGCGCCTGGTTTATGAGTTTCATGTCTCCgctgctgcctgcagtgtctttcTCTCAGCTATCCTTTTGTGGACCTCGTGTTATAGATCACTTCTACTGTGACTTTTCTCCACTGATTGCGCTATCATGCACCAGAAACTCCATCAGTGAAATTTCCTTCAGATTTTTAGCTCGCTTTATCATTTTGGGTTGCTTCACACTGATCATGCTGTCTTACGTTTTTATCATTATGACCATTGTGAAAATGCCCTCTACCTCAGGGAGACGGAATGCCTTCACCACCTGCACCTCACACCTCACGGTGGTCTTCATTTATTACGGGACATTGATTTTCATATATGTCTGTCCTTATGAGTCAAATTGTCTGAATAAAATGGTGTCTGTTGTCTATACTGCTGTAACTCCATTGCTGAACCCCATCATTTACACCCTAAGGAACCAGGAGGTAAAGGCAGCCCTGAAAAGGACACTAGTTAAACTGAAAGAACTTGAAAGAGTCAACGTGAAATAA
- the LOC117349606 gene encoding olfactory receptor 11L1-like has protein sequence MTWEQGVVVFIIFLTIYLLTVTDNILIIILVRVNRRLHKPMYFFLSNFSFLEIWYTSATIPKMLADLLSTNISISQKACILQFYFCAALGAMENYLLAVMSLDRFIAICYPLRYPVVMNDRVCAQLAGGAWFMSFMSPLLPAVSLSQLSFCGPRVIDHVFCDFSPLMELSCTRNTISEISYGFIARFVILGCFSLIMVSYVFIIMTIVKMSSTSGRQNAYTTCASHLTVVFIYYGTVIFIYVCPSVHESLYVNKVVFVFYAVVTPLLNPIIYSLRNQEVRAALKRIVIKLKGLERITVK, from the coding sequence ATGACTTGGGAGCAGGGGGTCGTGGTTTTCATCATCTTCTTGACAATCTATCTCTTAACCGTCACGGACAATATCCTCATAATTATTCTGGTGAGAGTTAACAGACGTCTCCACAAGCCCATGTACTTCTTCTTAAGCAACTTCTCCTTCTTAGAAATCTGGTACACCTCCGCCACAATCCCCAAAATGCTGGCTGACTTACTGAGCACAAACATCTCCATTTCTCAGAAAGCATGCATCCTCCAGTTTTATTTTTGCGCTGCCTTGGGTGCCATGGAGAACTACCTGCTGGCTGTCATGTCCCTTGACAGGTTCATTGCCATCTGCTACCCCCTGCGCTATCCAGTTGTAATGAATGACCGAGTGTGTGCCCAGCTGGCAGGTGGGGCCTGGTTTATGAGTTTCATGTCCCCgctgctgcctgcagtgtctttgTCTCAGCTATCCTTTTGTGGACCTCGTGTAATAGACCATGTCTTCTGTGACTTTTCTCCATTGATGGAGCTATCTTGCACAAGAAACACCATCAGTGAAATCTCCTACGGATTTATAGCTCGCTTTGTAATTTTGGGTTGCTTCTCATTGATCATGGTGTCTTATGTTTTTATCATTATGACCATTGTGAAGATGTCCTCTACCTCAGGGAGACAGAATGCCTACACCACCTGCGCCTCACACCTGACAGTGGTCTTCATTTATTATGGGACAGTAATTTTTATATATGTCTGTCCATCAGTCCATGAGTCGCTGTATGTGAATAAAGTGGTATTTGTTTTTTATGCTGTGGTTACCCCACTGCTGAACCCCATCATCTACAGTCTGAGGAACCAGGAGGTGAGGGCAGCTCTGAAAAGGATAGTGATTAAACTGAAAGGACTTGAAAGAATAACAGTGAAGTAA